Proteins found in one Oncorhynchus tshawytscha isolate Ot180627B unplaced genomic scaffold, Otsh_v2.0 Un_scaffold_4_pilon_pilon, whole genome shotgun sequence genomic segment:
- the LOC112263775 gene encoding transcription factor Maf produces the protein MASELAMSNSDLPTSPLAMEYVNDFDLMKFEVKKEPVEPDRNISQCSRLIAGGSLSSTPMSTPCSSVPPSPSFSSPSPGSGSEQKAHLEDFYWMSGYQPQLNPEALGFSPEDAVEALINSSHQLQSFDGYARGQQFAGGAGGGGTMGGEEMGSAAAVVSAVIAAAAAQNGGPHHHHHHHNGGHHHQSPGVSSNGSSGGNHPHMGHLDDRFSDDQLVGMSVRELNRQLRGVSKEEVIRLKQKRRTLKNRGYAQSCRYKRVQQRHVLEGEKTQLVQQVDHLKAEISRLARERDAYKEKYEKLISNGFRENGSSSDNNPSSPEFFMSSRKFLHL, from the coding sequence ATGGCATCAGAACTGGCAATGAGCAACTCCGACCTGCCCACCAGTCCCCTGGCCATGGAATATGTTAATGACTTCGATCTGATGAAGTTTGAAGTGAAAAAGGAGCCGGTGGAGCCCGATCGCAACATCAGCCAGTGCAGCCGCCTTATTGCCGGGGGATCCTTGTCTTCCACACCGATGAGCACGCCTTGCAGCTCGGTGCCCCCTTCTCCAAGCTTCTCGTCGCCCAGTCCGGGGTCGGGGAGCGAACAGAAGGCACACTTGGAGGATTTCTACTGGATGTCCGGTTATCAACCGCAGTTGAATCCGGAGGCGCTGGGCTTCAGCCCCGAAGACGCAGTTGAGGCGCTGATCAACAGCAGTCACCAGCTCCAGTCCTTCGATGGCTATGCTAGAGGGCAGCAGTTTGCCGGCGGAGCCGGAGGAGGAGGCACCATGGGCGGGGAAGAGATGGGCTCTGCCGCGGCGGTGGTGTCCGCAGTTATCGCCGCCGCAGCAGCCCAGAACGGgggtccccaccaccaccatcaccaccacaacgGCGGCCACCATCACCAATCACCTGGTGTCTCGTCCAACGGCAGCTCCGGAGGAAACCACCCACACATGGGACATTTGGACGACCGGTTTTCGGACGACCAGCTGGTGGGCATGTCGGTGCGGGAGCTCAACCGGCAGCTACGGGGAGTCAGCAAGGAAGAGGTGATCCGGCTGAAACAGAAGAGGAGGACCCTAAAGAACAGAGGCTATGCGCAGTCCTGCCGCTACAAGCGGGTGCAGCAGCGGCACGTCCTGGAGGGCGAGAAGACGCAGCTCGTCCAGCAAGTCGACCACCTCAAGGCGGAGATCTCCAGGCTGGCCCGGGAGAGGGACGCATACAAAGAAAAATATGAGAAGCTCATCAGCAACGGCTTCAGAGAAAATGGATCCAGCAGTGACAACAACCCTTCCTCCCCGGAGTTTTTCAT